A genome region from Bradyrhizobium commune includes the following:
- a CDS encoding cytochrome P450, producing MSMQNLASPALQYTAPRRNELTHIPGDEGWPIIGKTFQVLADPKGHVEANGAKYGPVYRTHLFGETNVVLLGPEANELVLFDQQKLFSSTHGWNKVLGLLFPRGLMLLDFDEHRLHRKALSVAFKSGPMKSYLSDLDHGIAGRVAQWKAKPGEMQLYPAMKQLTLDLAAASFLGADIGPEVDEINRAFVDMVAAAVAPIRRPLPGTQMARGVAGRKRIVAYFSEQIPLRRAKQGGEDLFSQLCHATHEDGALLSEQDIIDHMSFLMMAAHDTLTSSLTSFIGELAANPEWQDKLRTEVQALGLAADAPSSFDDLEKMPLSEMAFKEALRIKPPVPSMPRRAMRDFSFKGFTIPAGTAIGVNPLYTHHMKEIWPEPDRFDPLRFTDEAQRNRHRFAFVPFGGGAHMCLGLHFANMQAKCFARHFLQNIEVSLPPGYRPDWQMWPIPKPRDGMRVVVKAV from the coding sequence ATGTCGATGCAGAATTTGGCCTCGCCTGCGCTTCAATACACCGCGCCCAGGCGCAACGAGCTGACGCACATCCCCGGCGACGAAGGCTGGCCGATCATCGGCAAGACGTTTCAGGTGCTGGCCGACCCGAAGGGCCACGTCGAGGCGAACGGCGCCAAATACGGTCCGGTCTACCGCACCCATCTTTTCGGCGAGACCAATGTCGTGCTGCTCGGGCCGGAAGCCAACGAGCTCGTGCTGTTCGACCAGCAGAAGCTGTTCTCGTCGACCCACGGCTGGAACAAGGTGCTTGGCCTGCTGTTTCCGCGCGGATTGATGCTGCTCGATTTCGACGAGCACCGGCTGCATCGCAAGGCGCTGTCGGTCGCGTTCAAATCCGGGCCGATGAAATCTTATCTCAGCGATCTCGACCACGGCATCGCAGGCCGCGTCGCGCAGTGGAAGGCCAAGCCCGGCGAGATGCAGCTCTATCCGGCGATGAAGCAGCTCACGCTCGATCTTGCCGCCGCGTCCTTCCTTGGCGCCGACATCGGACCCGAGGTCGACGAGATCAACCGCGCCTTCGTCGACATGGTCGCCGCCGCCGTCGCCCCGATCCGCCGGCCGCTGCCGGGCACCCAGATGGCGCGCGGCGTCGCCGGGCGCAAGCGCATCGTCGCCTATTTCAGTGAGCAGATCCCGCTCCGCCGCGCCAAACAGGGCGGCGAGGATCTGTTCTCGCAGCTCTGCCACGCCACCCATGAGGACGGCGCGCTGCTGTCCGAGCAGGACATCATCGATCACATGAGCTTTCTGATGATGGCGGCGCACGACACGCTGACATCGTCGCTGACCTCGTTCATCGGCGAGCTCGCGGCGAACCCGGAGTGGCAGGACAAGCTGCGCACGGAGGTTCAGGCGCTCGGGCTTGCCGCCGATGCTCCAAGCTCCTTCGACGATCTCGAAAAGATGCCGCTGTCGGAGATGGCCTTCAAGGAAGCGCTGCGGATCAAGCCGCCGGTGCCGTCGATGCCGCGCCGCGCGATGCGCGATTTCAGCTTCAAGGGTTTTACGATTCCCGCCGGCACCGCGATCGGCGTCAATCCGCTCTATACCCATCACATGAAGGAGATCTGGCCCGAGCCGGATCGCTTCGATCCGCTGCGCTTCACCGACGAAGCCCAGCGCAACCGCCATCGCTTCGCCTTTGTGCCGTTCGGCGGCGGCGCGCATATGTGCCTCGGCCTGCACTTCGCCAACATGCAGGCGAAATGCTTTGCGCGGCATTTCTTGCAGAACATCGAAGTGTCGCTGCCGCCTGGCTACAGGCCGGACTGGCAGATGTGGCCGATCCCGAAGCCGCGGGATGGGATGCGGGTGGTGGTGAAGGCGGTTTAG
- a CDS encoding SDR family NAD(P)-dependent oxidoreductase gives MGRLDGKVAVITGATSGIGLRTAEVFVAEGAKIVIAGRRIPEGEALAKQLGVACVFRQTDVTVEAQMQALIALTVEKFGRIDCLFNNAGGPAQTGGIEGLEVERFDAAMATLVRSVMLGMKHAAPYMKKQGSGSIINNGSIAGRLAGFSSSVVYGAAKAAVIHLTKCVAMELGESNVRVNSISPGAIATGIFGKALGLSTEAAEKTPAVMRDVYKTAQPIPRAGLPDDIAHAAVFLASDESSFINGHDLVIDGAITGGRNWTQQQQGYVALRKAFDQGA, from the coding sequence ATGGGCAGGCTGGACGGCAAGGTTGCGGTGATCACCGGAGCGACGAGCGGGATCGGATTGCGTACCGCAGAAGTCTTCGTTGCCGAAGGTGCCAAAATTGTGATCGCAGGCCGGCGCATACCGGAAGGCGAGGCGCTGGCGAAGCAGCTCGGCGTCGCCTGCGTTTTCCGTCAGACGGACGTGACGGTCGAGGCGCAGATGCAGGCGCTGATCGCGCTCACCGTGGAGAAATTCGGCAGGATCGATTGCCTGTTCAACAATGCCGGCGGTCCGGCCCAGACCGGCGGCATCGAGGGCCTCGAGGTCGAGCGCTTCGACGCTGCGATGGCGACGCTGGTGCGCAGCGTCATGCTCGGCATGAAGCACGCCGCGCCTTACATGAAGAAGCAGGGGTCCGGCAGCATCATCAACAATGGCAGCATTGCCGGCCGCCTGGCCGGCTTCTCGTCCTCCGTCGTCTATGGCGCGGCCAAGGCGGCGGTGATCCATCTCACCAAATGCGTGGCGATGGAGCTCGGCGAGTCCAACGTGCGCGTCAACTCGATCTCGCCCGGTGCAATCGCGACCGGCATCTTTGGCAAGGCGCTCGGACTGTCCACCGAGGCCGCCGAGAAGACGCCGGCGGTGATGCGCGATGTCTACAAGACCGCGCAGCCGATCCCGCGCGCCGGCCTTCCCGACGACATCGCCCATGCCGCGGTGTTCCTGGCGAGCGACGAGTCCAGCTTCATCAACGGCCACGACCTCGTCATCGACGGCGCCATCACCGGCGGCCGCAACTGGACCCAGCAGCAGCAGGGCTATGTGGCCTTGCGCAAGGCGTTCGATCAGGGAGCGTAG
- a CDS encoding sensor histidine kinase — protein sequence MGKLIDEFRRGWQGVAPPSLGLSIAFAVACLLAATLARWGLAQVRPDVYFTPYFPAVFFAAAFGGLRIGIITALVGGVLGVIVNFGDAHADRARFALLTLYWGVSALTIWGVEHYRTMLTEQRRISKRLIEEEDYRKLLVDELQHRLKNKLSTVHAVLHQVLHDQPQVWARIDPRLRSLAATDDLISRIDKAGCDIRDLLISELGPYGHVRFTLNGERLFLPPKLAVTLSLMFHELATNAGKYGAFSAPRGLLQVSWTVSDDRLTVTWDETEGPTVDKISEPGFGTKLLKSALSAFDGKTEISYLKTGLHCIMQCRIPKSE from the coding sequence ATGGGGAAGCTGATCGACGAATTCCGCAGAGGCTGGCAGGGCGTGGCGCCGCCATCGCTCGGCCTTAGCATCGCCTTTGCGGTGGCTTGCCTCCTGGCCGCGACCCTGGCGCGCTGGGGCCTCGCGCAGGTGCGCCCCGACGTCTACTTCACGCCGTACTTTCCGGCCGTGTTCTTTGCCGCCGCCTTCGGGGGTTTAAGGATCGGCATCATCACGGCACTGGTCGGCGGCGTGCTTGGCGTTATCGTCAATTTCGGCGACGCCCATGCCGATCGCGCCAGGTTCGCCCTGCTGACACTTTATTGGGGCGTCTCGGCGCTTACCATCTGGGGTGTCGAGCATTATCGCACGATGCTGACGGAGCAGCGGCGGATCTCCAAGCGCCTGATCGAGGAAGAGGACTATCGCAAGCTCCTGGTCGACGAGCTCCAGCACCGGCTGAAGAACAAGCTGTCGACCGTGCATGCCGTGCTGCATCAGGTGCTGCATGACCAGCCGCAGGTCTGGGCCCGGATCGACCCGCGACTGCGCTCGCTGGCGGCAACCGACGATCTGATCTCGCGGATCGACAAGGCTGGCTGCGATATCCGCGACCTCCTGATCTCCGAGCTCGGCCCCTACGGCCATGTCCGCTTCACCCTCAACGGCGAGCGGCTGTTCCTGCCGCCGAAGCTCGCGGTCACGTTGTCACTAATGTTTCACGAACTCGCCACCAATGCTGGCAAGTACGGGGCCTTCTCTGCACCGCGCGGATTGTTGCAGGTGTCATGGACCGTCAGCGACGACCGTCTGACCGTTACCTGGGACGAGACCGAGGGACCGACTGTCGACAAGATTTCCGAGCCGGGCTTCGGCACCAAGCTGCTGAAATCGGCGCTGTCCGCCTTCGATGGCAAGACCGAGATCTCCTACCTGAAGACCGGGCTGCATTGCATCATGCAATGTCGCATTCCAAAGAGCGAATAG
- a CDS encoding putative bifunctional diguanylate cyclase/phosphodiesterase, with protein sequence MNDNKYFGASEAELGFLKEIVKLLPAGLTVQDAQGELLLVNDAAATQLGMDGRRPSLDLAQRRDACRRALNAGQAVIAEEALHDGPARQVLLTTHRPVRLAGRDLLISASADITEQKNFEDQLFRSAYFDELTDLPSRRVIEHRANSLLARDGERFALAFLDVDNFKHINDYYGHAVGDALLAELSKRLGRDLRDSDMLSRISGDEFLLLLSPIQSQEEVAEFMQATLERLTAPFFIDNSEIFASTSVGVSLYPDHGRNFETLRQNADIAMYRVKNNGKGSAAFFDAGMEREALARMKIEQSLRLAILEKRFCCAFQSKVDIRTQAVKGIEALVRLRDDEGVIQAPGSFINLAVELGLIDELTHLVLAEIVKSIDLINDMFGADATISINVAAKQAGNPEFMRSFAIALEETGFPKRFMIEVTEDAFVAKNHFQSEILPMFRKLGVGISIDDFGTGFSSLSALADITADEIKIDRSFITDIHKRPRSQGILRAIESLSEALGMTVIAEGLESYEELAYLQAATKIRYAQGYYFARPIFLEELKLATPASSEARVSVASRPTQQNRQGYSRASGYRR encoded by the coding sequence ATGAACGACAACAAATATTTTGGCGCGTCCGAGGCCGAGCTCGGATTTCTCAAGGAAATCGTTAAATTGCTGCCGGCCGGCCTGACCGTGCAGGATGCGCAAGGCGAGCTTCTCCTGGTTAACGATGCTGCCGCAACCCAGCTCGGCATGGACGGCCGCCGGCCGTCACTCGATCTCGCGCAGCGTCGCGACGCTTGCCGGCGGGCACTGAACGCCGGCCAGGCCGTCATCGCTGAGGAAGCACTCCACGACGGCCCCGCGCGCCAGGTGCTGCTCACCACACATCGTCCGGTCCGTCTCGCCGGCCGCGACCTCCTGATCTCGGCCTCTGCCGACATCACCGAGCAGAAGAATTTCGAGGACCAGCTGTTTCGCTCGGCCTATTTCGACGAGCTGACCGACCTCCCCTCGCGGCGCGTGATCGAGCATCGCGCCAACAGCCTCTTGGCGCGCGATGGCGAGCGCTTTGCGCTTGCCTTTCTCGACGTCGACAATTTCAAGCACATCAACGACTATTACGGCCATGCCGTCGGCGATGCACTGCTGGCCGAGCTGTCGAAGCGGCTCGGGCGCGACTTGCGCGATTCCGACATGCTGTCGCGCATCTCCGGCGACGAATTTCTGCTGCTGCTGTCGCCGATCCAGAGCCAGGAGGAAGTCGCCGAATTCATGCAGGCGACGCTGGAGCGGCTGACCGCGCCGTTCTTCATCGACAATTCGGAGATCTTCGCCTCCACTTCGGTCGGCGTCAGCCTCTATCCGGATCATGGCCGCAACTTCGAGACGCTGCGCCAGAACGCCGACATCGCGATGTACCGCGTCAAGAACAACGGCAAGGGGTCTGCCGCGTTCTTCGATGCCGGCATGGAGCGCGAGGCGCTGGCGCGGATGAAGATCGAGCAGTCGCTGCGGCTCGCCATCCTCGAAAAGCGCTTCTGCTGCGCGTTCCAGTCCAAGGTCGATATCCGCACGCAGGCCGTGAAAGGCATCGAGGCGCTGGTGCGGTTGCGCGACGACGAGGGCGTCATCCAGGCGCCCGGCTCGTTCATCAACCTTGCGGTCGAGCTCGGGCTGATCGACGAGCTGACGCATCTGGTGCTCGCCGAGATCGTCAAGTCGATCGACCTGATCAACGACATGTTTGGCGCGGATGCGACCATCAGCATCAACGTCGCGGCCAAGCAGGCCGGCAACCCCGAATTCATGCGTAGCTTTGCGATCGCCCTGGAGGAGACCGGCTTTCCCAAGCGCTTCATGATCGAGGTGACCGAAGATGCCTTCGTCGCCAAGAATCATTTCCAGTCCGAGATCCTGCCGATGTTCCGCAAGCTCGGCGTCGGCATCTCGATCGACGATTTCGGCACCGGCTTCTCGTCGCTCTCGGCGCTCGCCGACATTACCGCCGACGAGATCAAGATCGACCGCTCCTTCATCACCGACATCCATAAGCGGCCGCGCAGCCAGGGCATCTTGCGCGCCATCGAATCCTTGAGCGAAGCGCTCGGGATGACGGTGATCGCCGAAGGCCTCGAATCCTACGAGGAGCTCGCCTATCTCCAGGCCGCGACCAAGATCCGCTATGCCCAGGGCTATTATTTCGCCCGCCCGATCTTCCTGGAAGAGCTGAAGCTCGCCACGCCCGCCTCCAGCGAGGCCCGCGTCAGCGTCGCCAGCCGGCCGACGCAGCAGAACCGCCAGGGCTATTCGCGCGCCAGCGGCTACCGGCGCTAG
- a CDS encoding substrate-binding domain-containing protein, with protein sequence MRRSLILTAAVLGLAASSSARAEDLKVALIYGKTGPLEAYAKQTETGLQMGFEYATKGTMTLDGRKIVIITKDDQGKPDLSKAALAEAYQDDKADIAIGTTSSAAALAILPVAEENKKILIVEPAVADQITGEKWNRYIFRTARNSSQDAISNAVAIGKQGVTVATLAQDYAFGRDGVAAFKEALAKTGATLAAEEYAPTSTTDFTAVGQRLFDALKDKPGRKVIWVIWAGAGNPLAKLQDMDPKRYGIELSTGGNILPALAAYKGLPGMEGATYYYYDIPKNPVNDWLVAEHQKRFNAPPDFFTAGGFAAAMSVVAAVTKAKSTDTEKLITAMEGMEFDTPKGKMVFRKEDHQALQSMYHFKVKVDPNVAWAVLEPVRELKIEDMDVPVRNKR encoded by the coding sequence GTGCGTCGATCACTCATTTTAACGGCAGCTGTTCTCGGCCTGGCTGCGAGCTCCTCCGCTCGCGCCGAGGACCTCAAGGTCGCGCTGATCTATGGCAAGACCGGTCCACTGGAGGCCTATGCCAAACAGACCGAGACCGGCCTGCAAATGGGCTTTGAATACGCCACCAAGGGCACCATGACCCTCGACGGTCGCAAGATCGTCATCATCACCAAGGACGACCAGGGCAAGCCGGACCTCTCCAAGGCCGCGCTGGCCGAGGCCTATCAGGACGACAAGGCCGATATCGCGATCGGCACGACCTCGTCGGCCGCAGCGCTCGCCATTCTCCCGGTCGCCGAGGAGAACAAGAAAATCCTGATCGTCGAGCCCGCGGTGGCGGACCAAATTACCGGCGAGAAGTGGAATCGCTACATCTTCCGCACCGCGCGCAACTCCTCGCAGGACGCGATCTCGAACGCGGTCGCGATCGGCAAGCAGGGCGTCACGGTGGCGACGCTGGCGCAGGACTATGCCTTCGGCCGCGACGGCGTCGCCGCCTTCAAGGAGGCGCTCGCCAAGACCGGCGCGACGCTCGCCGCCGAGGAATATGCTCCGACCTCCACCACCGACTTCACCGCGGTCGGCCAGCGCCTGTTCGATGCGCTGAAGGACAAGCCGGGCCGCAAGGTGATCTGGGTGATCTGGGCCGGCGCCGGCAATCCGCTGGCAAAGCTCCAGGACATGGATCCGAAGCGCTACGGCATCGAGCTTTCGACCGGCGGCAACATCCTGCCGGCGCTCGCGGCCTATAAGGGCCTGCCGGGCATGGAAGGCGCGACCTATTATTACTATGACATTCCAAAGAACCCGGTGAACGACTGGCTGGTCGCCGAGCACCAGAAGCGCTTCAACGCGCCGCCGGACTTCTTCACTGCGGGCGGCTTTGCCGCCGCGATGTCCGTCGTCGCCGCCGTCACCAAGGCGAAGTCGACCGACACCGAGAAGCTGATCACCGCGATGGAAGGAATGGAGTTCGACACGCCGAAGGGCAAGATGGTGTTCCGGAAAGAGGACCATCAGGCGCTGCAGAGCATGTATCACTTCAAGGTCAAGGTCGATCCGAACGTCGCCTGGGCCGTGCTCGAGCCGGTGCGCGAGCTAAAGATCGAAGACATGGACGTTCCCGTCCGCAACAAGCGCTGA